One Coffea arabica cultivar ET-39 chromosome 5c, Coffea Arabica ET-39 HiFi, whole genome shotgun sequence DNA window includes the following coding sequences:
- the LOC113689844 gene encoding 1-aminocyclopropane-1-carboxylate oxidase homolog 1-like: protein MDESGVKEATTQSGVDDDRIKDLKAFDDTKAGVKGLIDAGVASLPRIFIRPPDELVEELNLGYSQAELPVLDLSGIETDDQRKSIVDELRQVSEEWGFFQVVNHGIPSSVLDGMIDGTCKFHEQDAELKKEYYSRDQFQKVRYESNIDLYRSRVANWRDTMTINLLYSNEVVPDELPEICRSSAMDYINHITKLAETLFELLSEALGIKVDNLRAMECARGRTFVCHYYPACPEPDLTLGVSRHTDPAFLTILLQDHIGGLQFLHDNNWTDVPPIPGGLVVNIADLLQIVSNDKFKSREHRVIANRIGPRISVACFLIGVAVPEKIYYPAKELISDETPPVYREFTVGEYMSNFFSRPIDKSGLDHFKI from the exons ATGGATGAGTCAGGTGTCAAAGAGGCTACAACTCAATCAGGTGTAGATGATGATAGAATAAAAGATCTGAAGGCCTTTGATGACACAAAAGCAGGGGTTAAAGGGCTTATTGATGCTGGAGTTGCTAGTCTTCCCAGAATTTTCATTCGGCCACCGGATGAGCTTGTTGAGGAGTTAAACCTTGGCTATTCCCAGGCAGAACTTCCAGTGCTAGATCTCAGTGGCATAGAAACCGATGATCAGCGCAAGAGTATCGTCGATGAATTAAGGCAAGTGTCAGAGGAATGGGGATTTTTCCAAGTAGTCAATCATGGAATTCCATCCAGCGTGTTGGATGGAATGATAGATGGAACTTGCAAGTTTCATGAACAAGATGCAGAGCTGAAGAAAGAGTACTATTCTCGCGATCAGTTCCAAAAGGTGAGATATGAAAGCAACATCGATCTGTACCGTTCAAGAGTTGCTAATTGGAGGGACACTATGACCATCAATTTGCTATACTCTAATGAAGTTGTACCTGATGAACTGCCTGAGATTTGCAG AAGTTCAGCAATGGATTACATAAATCATATAACCAAGCTGGCAGAAACGTTATTTGAGTTACTATCAGAAGCTCTTGGCATTAAAGTGGACAACCTAAGAGCCATGGAGTGTGCAAGGGGCCGGACATTTGTGTGCCACTACTATCCCGCATGCCCTGAGCCAGACCTAACTCTCGGTGTTAGCAGGCATACAGATCCTGCTTTTCTTACCATTCTTCTACAAGATCATATTGGTGGCCTTCAATTCTTGCATGATAACAACTGGACAGATGTGCCTCCAATCCCAGGAGGTTTGGTAGTCAATATTGCAGATCTTCTTCAG ATTGTTTCGAATGACAAGTTTAAGAGCAGGGAGCACAGAGTGATTGCAAACAGAATAGGCCCTAGGATTTCAGTGGCGTGCTTTTTGATAGGTGTTGCTGTGCCTGAAAAGATCTATTATCCTGCCAAAGAGTTGATATCAGATGAAACCCCTCCAGTTTATAGGGAGTTTACGGTTGGAGAATATATGAGTAACTTCTTCTCAAGGCCAATTGACAAGTCAGGTCTTGACCATTTTAAGATCTGA